The sequence tgtgtgtgtgtgtgtgtgtgtgtcattcactGTCCCTCGGGTTGTGGCATGTGTATACATATTGGGCAGCAAGGTGTGCCTTGTCTCCTTCTCCTAGCAGTACTCTCAGTCTTGAGAGGTCATCAACCTCCTTGAAACCTGGGATTACAGAGTTCAACTTGTTCCAGTAAACGCTCCTTACTTCGTTGAATGTTTGGCACATCTGGCGCCCTCGCGCGGCGCTCACCCTCCTCCGTCATAGCAATATCACGCGGGGTGAAACGTCATCAACACCAGACGCACATCCAGAATACACCAATAGCAATAATGGCAAGTATACCAATGTAAACGTACGGTATGAATGTGTTTCCagtttttcaaaatgttttgtGTAAATGCTCAGTGCAGTACTCACGACTCTATTCTCGCTTCTTTAGTGTTTTTCGCTAAATATGGACAGCCTTCGTCGTGCTCGACAGTTAGCTCGATGCTAACATTAGCCGCATGTCTTTGTGTTTGCAGCTCTTCTACTCGTTCTTCAAGTCGCTGGTGGGGAAGGATGTGGTTGTGGAGCTCAAAAACGACCTGAGGTTAGTTCTGTTCGGTTAGGCCGAAAAACGGAGTAACACTGTTTGAATTTGCCTCCACTGTATGAAGCTGACTGTGCTGTACAATGTGGAAACCAATTCAGTTCTAGATTGACCTAATATCAGGGGACCGAGTGTGACCATTATTCTTACTTGTCATTGAAGTGAGGTTATTGTAAACATCAGTAGAAACAGCTAACACTCAAATGCAGTGGGGTTATTATTGATGTAAGCAGAATTGCACgagtattgtacttgagtaaaagtagaagtactcagatcttgtacttgagtaaccaGAATGTAGGCATACTCTTTTacgagtaaaagtactgcattcaaaatgtcactcaagtaaaagtagaaaagtattggcatcaaaatattcAAGTACCAAAAGTcatcattgtgcagattggtccatttcagaataatatatatgatatgttttataataattgatcatgaaagtgttctcaaagctggtgaaggtgcagctagtctgaagtactttgtagactgcagggtagctggtggattcactccaggtggaactaaagtctgattcaacacttggttagatttcacatcattcatccacatctgtgaagtaactaaaggtattaaatacatgtagtggaggaaaagtacaccatttacctctgtactgttgtggagtagaagtacaccatttacctctgaactgttgtggAGTATAAGTACAGTAGCATATaatagaaatactcaagtaaagtacaagtaccccaAAATGATACTTAGGTACAGTAATGAAGTagatgtactttgttacttTCCACCTGAGGGTATAACTAGCTATACATTCCACCAAATCTATATGTATTCAGCTTCGCTTGCACTTTCGCTATAACTTACTGCGTAACAATTAATTTCCTAACATCTCTCTTTTCAGTATCTGCGGAACACTTCATTCTGTTGACCAGGTTTGGAAATGATCATTTCTTTTCTAATATGAAAACAAAGCCATTCCAGCTGCTCCAATGTGTATCTGACTGCATAGACTTGTAATCTTCTGATGTCACAtttctctgtttgtgtgttttagTACTTGAACATTAAGCTCACAGACATCAGTGTCACTGATCCAGAGAAATATCCACACATGGTGAGTGTATCCGTCTGATCATTCAGTGTCATTTCAGCTTTGAAGACACGTCAGTTTTAAAACTCTACTGTTCACTTTGGATGTTCGAGCCCTATTTACCAGCTCGAAacaatgtaaattatatatattaaaggtggggtatgtaatttatttcagaaacactttttgttatattccatggaatgctcttaacatcccgatggcaatgaatatatgaaatgctttgacaataaatacattaaaaaaattcatccttggaagccgtagcgctgtaaaaagcacgaccaatcatctgagccggctaaagtaactggatggcctacctgcctgtcagccttccatctgggcacaaacttatctcgtgccctcattggtcatgtgcgcgtttgtgtgtgttggaggaggggctctgagaggaagtctgaaggaagtggcagatttattccggctgtgtattttcaaattgtagcgcactggagctggtttctccaaaattacctacccaccTTTAATACATTCATAATAAACGTAAAATAGTTTTGTCACCTCGGTAATTCATAACTTACCCAACCTCTATATGAATTTCTTATTAACATCCTCAAGTCAGAATAAAAGGATGATTTTTGTTACTATAattaatattgttgttttttattataCCTCAATACATGTGAATGTAAAGCCAATTTTAACAAAACACCAATAAAACTTGTGGTTTATTAATAAAATGAGTGAtggaaaaataataacaaatacaatctgatgaaaTATAATCAGGCAGCGTCTGTGTCTCTCTGAAAGACAACCATGTTCAAACTGCTGTGTTCGGTTTGTGCTCTGCTCAGCTGTCAGTGAAAAACTGTTTCATCCGTGGGTCTGTGGTCCGGTACGTGCAGCTGCCCGCTGACGAGGTGGACACGCAGCTCCTGCAGGACGCGGCGCGGAAAGAAGCCA is a genomic window of Pseudochaenichthys georgianus chromosome 4, fPseGeo1.2, whole genome shotgun sequence containing:
- the smx5 gene encoding smx5, which translates into the protein MFGTSGALARRSPSSVIAISRGVKRHQHQTHIQNTPIAIMLFYSFFKSLVGKDVVVELKNDLSICGTLHSVDQYLNIKLTDISVTDPEKYPHMLSVKNCFIRGSVVRYVQLPADEVDTQLLQDAARKEAMQQKQ